Genomic segment of Candidatus Woesearchaeota archaeon:
ATTTTTATAACAATCCCAAATGAAAAAAATCAGCCAAAACATAAGATAGTGAATTATTTCAAATTCTTCACAGATAATGTAGGAAAAAGTGATACAGTATTAGATATAGGTTGTGCTGAAGGTTATCTTGCATATGAACTATCGAAAAAATGCAAAAAAGTTGTTGGAATTGAGATACTCGACAAGAAGATTAAGGTTGCAAAAACTAGATACAAAAGAGATAATTTAATTTTTGTGTCAGGCGATGCAACCAAATATGATTACTCTGAATTTAAAATTAAAAAATTTGACAAAATTATTCTCTCAAATGTTTTAGAGCACATAAAATACAGAGTTAAGTTCTTGAAAAGTTTGAGTAGTTTAAGTGATACTATATTAATCAGAGTTCCAATGATAACAAGGGATTGGCTTAGTGTCTACAAAAAAGAAAATGGTTATAACTACAAATTAGACCCAACACATTACACTGAGTATACATTAGAACAAGTCTATGATGAAATGGATAAGGCAGGTTTTAGAGTTGAATCATATCATATTAATTTTGGAGAGTTTTATGGAGTGGTTGTTAGAAAATGAAGAAGATTTTTATTTTTGGTAAAGATGGTATAGGTTGGTCAATAGATAAAGATAGAGAACATCTAATTGATGGAATACAAAATACTAAAGGTTGTACATTAACTCAAAATATTTTTTCCTCAAATATAATTATATTCGTATGGTGGAGTTTGTTAGACAATTTTAGATTCAAATATTTTAAATTTTTATTCAAAAATAAAATAATCGTAGCAACAGCTACTAATAATCTGTCTTCTTATGAAAACAAATTGAAAAAAGTTTTAAGTTATGTAAATTATTGGATTTGTGCTAATGAAAAACAGAAGAAAACTCTAATTGAATTAGGTATTAATAAAAGTAGGATTCTATACAATCCATTCTATGTTGATGAAACAACTTTCAGAGATTTGAAGTTATCTAGAAAAGATATTTGTAAACAAGTTGATATTGATTACAAATTAATTAAAGATAAGTTCTTGATTGGTTCTTTTCAAAGAGATAGTCTAGGGTCTGACTTAAGGAAACCAAAATGGCAAAAAGGTCCAGAACTATTAGTTCAAATTTTAAAAGGTTTAGAAACAAAGGATATTACTTTAGTTCTTGCAGGTCCGAGAAGGCATTATTTAATTAATCAATGTAAAAAAAATAAAATACCATATATTTTTGTTGGTGATGAATCTAGAATCTTAAATAATGTTGATGATTTAATGGTAAATAACTTATCTTTAGAAAAAATAAATTTACTCTATAACTTAATTGATATGTATCTGGTAACATCAAAGTCAGAAGGTGGTCCTAAAGCTGTTATTGAATCTGCTTTGACTAATACGTCAATATTATCAACTGATGTAGGTTTTGCGAAAGAGATGCTTAATAAGTATAGTATTTGTAAAGATGTGTCAGAGTTTATAGTAAAACTAAATAGAGTAAAGGAAGACGGGGAAAAAAAAGAGAATTTATATATAAAAAATTATGATAAAGTCTCAAAAACTAATAACTATGATTCTTTCAAGAAGAGAATTAAGAAAATTGTAGAGGTAGTGTCTAAATGAAGATTCATATATTATTTGAATTTCAGCAAGGGGCTTGGGGAGGAGGTAATCAATTCCTAAAAGCTTTAAGAGATTATTTTATAGAGAGAAATGTTTATGAAGGAGATATAGATAATGCAGATATAATATTGTTTAATAGTCACCAAGAATTGGAGACTCTTATAAAAATAAAATTACAGTTTCCAGAGAAATTATTTGTTCATCGTATTGATGGTCCAATCTTTAAAATTAGGGATAAGGATTTAGTGATTGATAAGATGATATATAAAATAAATGATGATTTTGCTGATGGAACTATATTCCAATCAGTATGGAGCCAGGCAGAAAATTTCAAATTAGGTTTGGATAATAATGCGGATTCAACAATCATAATAAATGCACCAGACCCCACATTGTTTTATCCTGTAAAAAATAAAAAATTAGGAAAAAAAATTAAGATTATTATAACCTCTTGGTCAGCAAATATGAATAAAGGATTTGAGATATATAAATGGTTAGATGAAAACTTGAATTTTAGTAAATATGAGATGAGTTTTGTAGGGAATTCACCAATCAAATTTAAAAATATAAAGTTAATTGGTGCGATGGATAGTGGTAAGTTGGGTTCGTTATTAAGGACAAAAGATATTTTTATAACTGCATCTAGAAAAGATCCTTGTTCTAATTCATTAATAGAGGCAATGCATTCTGGACTTCCATCAATCGCGTATAATGATGGTGGTCATCCTGAGATTGTTGGAAGTGGAGGTGAAATATTTGATTCAAAGGATCAAATACCTCAGTTATTAGAAGATATTGTGCGAAATTACTCGAAGTATTCTAAGAATATAAGTTTACTAAATCTAAATGAAGTAGGTGACAAGTATTATAAATTTCTTTCTA
This window contains:
- a CDS encoding class I SAM-dependent methyltransferase; this translates as MKKLLIKVINLIRRSLLRKPLFSFSIFLHNISYSMIKIFITIPNEKNQPKHKIVNYFKFFTDNVGKSDTVLDIGCAEGYLAYELSKKCKKVVGIEILDKKIKVAKTRYKRDNLIFVSGDATKYDYSEFKIKKFDKIILSNVLEHIKYRVKFLKSLSSLSDTILIRVPMITRDWLSVYKKENGYNYKLDPTHYTEYTLEQVYDEMDKAGFRVESYHINFGEFYGVVVRK
- a CDS encoding glycosyltransferase encodes the protein MKKIFIFGKDGIGWSIDKDREHLIDGIQNTKGCTLTQNIFSSNIIIFVWWSLLDNFRFKYFKFLFKNKIIVATATNNLSSYENKLKKVLSYVNYWICANEKQKKTLIELGINKSRILYNPFYVDETTFRDLKLSRKDICKQVDIDYKLIKDKFLIGSFQRDSLGSDLRKPKWQKGPELLVQILKGLETKDITLVLAGPRRHYLINQCKKNKIPYIFVGDESRILNNVDDLMVNNLSLEKINLLYNLIDMYLVTSKSEGGPKAVIESALTNTSILSTDVGFAKEMLNKYSICKDVSEFIVKLNRVKEDGEKKENLYIKNYDKVSKTNNYDSFKKRIKKIVEVVSK
- a CDS encoding glycosyltransferase, which produces MKIHILFEFQQGAWGGGNQFLKALRDYFIERNVYEGDIDNADIILFNSHQELETLIKIKLQFPEKLFVHRIDGPIFKIRDKDLVIDKMIYKINDDFADGTIFQSVWSQAENFKLGLDNNADSTIIINAPDPTLFYPVKNKKLGKKIKIIITSWSANMNKGFEIYKWLDENLNFSKYEMSFVGNSPIKFKNIKLIGAMDSGKLGSLLRTKDIFITASRKDPCSNSLIEAMHSGLPSIAYNDGGHPEIVGSGGEIFDSKDQIPQLLEDIVRNYSKYSKNISLLNLNEVGDKYYKFLSKIHKKHKLDPKQISNMKYYKSILYIKYFLFISKMTKVLKLKNTLRNRK